A region of Selenomonadales bacterium 4137-cl DNA encodes the following proteins:
- a CDS encoding N-acetylmuramoyl-L-alanine amidase has product MITSDNRILVIDPGHGGYNDYGTYDGGAVGPSGLHEADVALGISGYLRNMAEAAGWQVLMTRIDQNGSYYLTPRAQMANDAGAALFISVHCNAAENTQAQGAEVWVSRNASQASIDLAAAIQQNLAGMGLWDRGVKAADFTVLTATAMPAVLVETAFISNPHEEQLLAERQEAFAAAIWRGIISWAGVA; this is encoded by the coding sequence GTGATAACCTCAGACAATAGGATACTCGTTATCGATCCTGGCCACGGCGGTTACAACGATTACGGCACGTATGACGGCGGCGCGGTCGGCCCTAGCGGCCTCCACGAGGCAGACGTGGCGCTTGGTATAAGCGGCTACCTGCGCAACATGGCCGAAGCGGCTGGCTGGCAGGTGCTGATGACCCGCATCGATCAGAACGGCTCATACTATCTTACCCCTCGGGCGCAGATGGCTAACGACGCCGGCGCTGCTCTTTTCATCAGCGTCCATTGCAACGCCGCCGAAAATACCCAGGCCCAGGGCGCGGAGGTATGGGTATCCCGCAACGCATCACAGGCCAGCATCGACTTGGCGGCAGCTATCCAGCAGAATCTTGCCGGTATGGGTCTATGGGACCGCGGCGTTAAGGCCGCTGACTTCACCGTCCTGACGGCGACAGCTATGCCGGCGGTGCTGGTGGAAACCGCGTTTATATCCAATCCCCATGAGGAGCAGCTGCTGGCCGAGCGGCAGGAGGCATTTGCTGCGGCCATCTGGCGGGGGATTATATCATGGGCGGGGGTAGCATAA
- a CDS encoding pseudouridine synthase encodes MPERLQKIISQAGIASRRHAEELITAGRVTVNGRVVAELGAKVEPGRDIVAVDGQTIAGEEKYYLLLNKPRGVVTTLSDPRGRKTVAELIADVPARLYPVGRLDYNTEGLLLLTNDGRLTHALTHPSHEIDKTYVASVAGRPTEEKLDRLRIGITLEDGVTAPAKVRLTGYDPVADTATLAIVIHEGRNRQIRRMCAAIGHPVVKLKRTEFAFLNLAGIRRGRYRHLETSEIAALKQLAGIAP; translated from the coding sequence ATGCCCGAGAGACTGCAAAAAATCATCAGCCAGGCGGGAATAGCCTCCCGTCGCCACGCCGAGGAACTCATAACCGCCGGCCGGGTTACCGTCAACGGCCGGGTGGTCGCCGAACTCGGCGCCAAAGTGGAGCCGGGAAGGGATATCGTCGCCGTTGACGGACAGACGATAGCCGGCGAGGAAAAGTACTATCTTCTGCTTAACAAACCCAGGGGTGTGGTAACTACCCTCAGCGATCCGCGGGGCCGGAAAACGGTGGCCGAACTTATTGCCGACGTTCCCGCCCGCCTTTATCCGGTGGGCAGACTCGACTACAACACCGAAGGCCTCCTGCTGCTTACCAACGACGGCCGGTTAACCCACGCCCTCACCCATCCCAGCCACGAAATCGACAAGACATACGTCGCCTCCGTAGCCGGCCGGCCAACCGAGGAAAAACTTGACCGGCTGCGGATCGGCATCACCCTTGAAGACGGCGTTACCGCCCCGGCTAAGGTCAGACTTACCGGCTACGACCCGGTCGCCGACACCGCCACCCTTGCCATCGTTATCCATGAAGGGCGCAACCGGCAGATCAGGAGGATGTGCGCAGCCATCGGTCACCCCGTTGTCAAGCTCAAACGCACTGAATTCGCTTTTTTGAATCTGGCGGGAATCCGCCGCGGCCGCTATCGGCACCTTGAGACGTCGGAAATCGCCGCCCTCAAGCAACTTGCCGGGATAGCCCCTTAG
- a CDS encoding NAD(P)/FAD-dependent oxidoreductase, producing MKKKVLVIGGGAAGLMAAASAAEHGAAITLLEKMPAVGRKILITGKGRCNVTNIADIKTIIENMPGNGPFLYSALAAFSNSDLMAWLEKRGVPLKTERGGRVFPVSDRAGDIVAAFSRALDDLGVSVVTGQAVREIRVSAGHACGAVTADGREWPAEAVVLATGGASYPGTGSSGDGYRIAAALGHEIAPLRPSLVPLEVAEDWVADLQGLALRNVTVTASVGGRNLAAEFGELLFTHFGLSGPVILSLSNPVAAAIRAGTGGGEVLIAIDLKPALSVETLDKRLQRDFTKFARKQFKNSLGDLLPARLTDVIVDLSHIDPDKPVHQITKEERGRLVTLLKQLTFAITGTRPLAEAIVTAGGIRTKEINPSTMESRLVAGLYFAGEVIDIDGYTGGFNLQAAFSTGYVAGRSAGADNVENNNR from the coding sequence ATGAAGAAAAAAGTCCTCGTCATAGGCGGCGGCGCCGCCGGCCTGATGGCAGCCGCCAGCGCCGCCGAACACGGCGCGGCGATAACCTTGCTCGAAAAAATGCCCGCCGTCGGACGGAAAATCCTCATAACCGGCAAAGGCCGCTGCAACGTCACCAACATCGCCGACATCAAAACCATCATCGAGAATATGCCCGGCAACGGCCCCTTCCTCTATAGCGCCCTCGCCGCCTTCTCCAACAGCGACCTGATGGCCTGGCTCGAAAAGCGCGGGGTACCGCTCAAAACCGAACGGGGCGGACGCGTATTCCCGGTCAGTGACCGGGCCGGGGATATTGTGGCCGCCTTCAGCCGCGCCCTTGACGACCTCGGCGTTTCCGTGGTGACCGGGCAAGCGGTGCGCGAAATCCGCGTCTCCGCCGGGCACGCCTGCGGAGCCGTCACCGCCGACGGACGCGAGTGGCCGGCCGAAGCCGTCGTCCTCGCCACAGGGGGTGCCTCATACCCCGGTACCGGTTCCAGCGGCGACGGCTACCGGATCGCCGCCGCCCTGGGCCATGAAATCGCCCCCCTCCGGCCGTCGCTCGTTCCGCTGGAAGTCGCCGAAGACTGGGTCGCCGACCTGCAGGGGTTGGCCCTCAGAAATGTCACCGTAACCGCCAGCGTCGGCGGCCGTAACCTCGCCGCCGAGTTCGGCGAATTGCTGTTCACCCACTTCGGCCTTTCCGGCCCCGTTATCCTTTCCCTCTCAAACCCAGTCGCGGCGGCCATCCGCGCCGGCACGGGCGGGGGAGAGGTCCTCATCGCCATCGACCTCAAGCCGGCTCTCAGCGTCGAAACTTTGGACAAGCGGCTCCAGCGCGACTTCACAAAATTTGCCCGCAAACAATTCAAAAACTCGCTTGGCGACCTCCTGCCCGCTAGGCTTACAGACGTAATCGTCGATCTTAGCCACATCGACCCCGATAAGCCGGTCCATCAGATCACCAAAGAAGAACGGGGCCGGCTGGTTACCCTGCTCAAGCAACTAACCTTCGCGATTACCGGCACCCGGCCGCTGGCGGAAGCGATCGTTACCGCCGGTGGCATACGCACAAAAGAGATCAATCCCTCTACTATGGAATCGCGCCTTGTCGCCGGACTCTATTTTGCCGGGGAAGTCATCGACATCGACGGCTATACCGGCGGGTTCAATCTTCAGGCGGCCTTCTCGACCGGCTATGTCGCCGGTCGGTCCGCGGGTGCGGATAATGTGGAAAACAATAACAGATAA
- the aroF gene encoding 3-deoxy-7-phosphoheptulonate synthase, which yields MIIVMNAPTPEQTNRVLDKIRHCGLEPHCLVGRDKTIITTVGDTEPERGEQFERLAGVERVVSVNTPYKLASRQFHAHNSVVAVNDVRFGAEAVPVIAGPCAVESYEQFRETALAAKDAGAAMLRGGAFKPRTSPYSFQGLENEGLKIMQAVGREVGLPVVTEVTDPRAVGLVSEFADMLQIGARNMQNFALLKEVALAGRPVLLKRGVAATIEEWLMAAEYLLSGGSSEVVLCERGIRTYENYTRNTLDLSAVPLVKHLSHLPVVVDPSHGTGNWRLVGPMARAAVAAGADGLIIEIHPWPEEAMSDGPQSLTLANFRQLTRELAKVAAAVGRTINHGKGGAQR from the coding sequence ATGATCATCGTCATGAACGCTCCCACGCCGGAGCAGACAAACCGCGTCCTTGACAAAATCAGGCATTGCGGCCTCGAACCGCACTGCCTCGTCGGCCGCGACAAAACAATAATCACCACTGTCGGCGACACCGAGCCAGAGCGCGGCGAACAGTTCGAACGCCTTGCCGGCGTCGAGCGCGTCGTCTCAGTAAATACGCCTTACAAGCTGGCCAGCCGGCAGTTTCACGCCCATAACAGCGTCGTCGCCGTAAACGATGTCCGCTTCGGCGCCGAAGCCGTGCCCGTGATCGCCGGCCCCTGCGCCGTCGAAAGCTACGAGCAGTTCCGCGAAACGGCGCTCGCGGCCAAAGACGCCGGCGCGGCGATGCTGCGGGGCGGCGCCTTCAAACCGCGTACCTCGCCCTACAGTTTTCAGGGCCTCGAAAACGAAGGCCTCAAGATTATGCAGGCCGTCGGCCGCGAAGTCGGCCTGCCGGTTGTAACCGAAGTCACCGATCCCCGCGCGGTCGGCCTCGTGTCCGAATTCGCCGATATGCTGCAGATCGGCGCCCGCAATATGCAGAATTTCGCCCTGCTTAAGGAAGTGGCGCTGGCCGGCCGGCCGGTGCTGCTGAAACGGGGTGTCGCCGCCACCATCGAGGAATGGCTCATGGCAGCGGAATACCTGCTCTCCGGCGGCAGCAGCGAAGTCGTTCTCTGCGAGCGCGGTATCCGAACCTACGAAAATTACACTCGCAACACCCTCGACCTGTCGGCTGTGCCGCTTGTCAAGCATCTCAGCCACCTTCCGGTTGTCGTCGATCCCAGCCACGGAACAGGCAACTGGCGACTCGTCGGCCCGATGGCACGGGCGGCGGTCGCCGCAGGCGCCGACGGTTTGATAATCGAAATCCACCCCTGGCCCGAAGAAGCGATGTCCGACGGTCCCCAGTCCCTCACCCTGGCCAATTTCCGCCAGCTGACCCGCGAACTCGCCAAGGTGGCGGCTGCCGTCGGCCGGACCATCAACCACGGAAAGGGTGGAGCACAGCGATGA
- the aroA gene encoding 3-phosphoshikimate 1-carboxyvinyltransferase yields MKEVVKPARKLAGEIAVPGDKSISHRSVMLAGLADSPVTICNFLASADCLSTVACMQALGVKVDRPGEDELAILGNGLYGLSEPEEVLDAGNSGTTIRLLTGILAGQPFFSVLSGDGSLRRRPMARVITPLSKMGCRIYGREGSRYAPLAIVPADGIHGIDYTMPVASAQVKSALLFAGMFADGPTRITEPYISRDHSERMLQTFGAKVTRSGLIVKIAPVQELSAPRTIDVPGDISSAAFWLVAATIIPGSRLRLTNVGINPTRTGIIDILRRMGADIEITNQRQAGEEPVADLVVSAAELSGTTVEGEIIPRLIDEIPVLAVAALFAKGRTVISGAEELRVKETDRLKAITLELAKMGARIEETVDGLIIDGPQRLEAAVCQSHDDHRMAMALAIAGLAAGGVEIEEAACVAISYPRFFAHIAALQEAAGGSR; encoded by the coding sequence ATGAAAGAAGTAGTAAAACCCGCCAGGAAACTGGCGGGGGAAATAGCCGTTCCCGGCGACAAATCCATTTCTCACCGTAGCGTCATGCTTGCCGGACTGGCCGACAGCCCGGTCACAATCTGTAATTTCCTCGCCTCCGCCGACTGTCTTTCCACCGTCGCCTGCATGCAAGCCTTGGGCGTCAAAGTAGATCGGCCGGGTGAAGACGAGCTTGCGATATTGGGCAATGGTCTCTACGGTTTAAGCGAACCGGAGGAAGTTCTCGATGCCGGCAACTCCGGCACCACCATCAGGCTGCTGACCGGCATCCTCGCCGGCCAGCCCTTCTTCAGCGTTCTTTCCGGGGACGGGTCTCTCCGCCGCCGCCCCATGGCCCGCGTCATCACCCCTTTGTCCAAAATGGGCTGCCGCATATACGGGCGTGAAGGGTCCCGCTACGCTCCCCTGGCCATCGTTCCCGCCGACGGCATCCACGGCATCGACTACACCATGCCGGTAGCTAGCGCCCAAGTCAAATCCGCCCTGCTGTTCGCCGGCATGTTCGCCGACGGTCCCACCCGCATAACAGAACCGTATATCTCCCGCGACCACAGTGAGCGCATGCTCCAAACCTTCGGCGCGAAAGTCACTCGCAGCGGCCTCATCGTTAAAATCGCGCCGGTGCAGGAACTATCCGCCCCCCGAACCATCGACGTCCCCGGCGATATAAGCTCGGCGGCTTTCTGGCTAGTCGCCGCCACCATCATACCCGGCAGCCGCCTCCGCCTGACCAATGTCGGCATCAATCCAACCCGCACCGGCATCATCGACATCCTCCGGCGGATGGGCGCCGACATCGAGATAACCAACCAGCGTCAGGCCGGCGAAGAGCCGGTGGCCGACCTCGTCGTCTCCGCGGCCGAACTGAGCGGCACCACAGTGGAAGGAGAGATCATCCCGCGGCTCATCGACGAGATCCCCGTCCTGGCCGTCGCCGCCTTGTTCGCTAAAGGCCGGACAGTCATCAGCGGCGCCGAAGAACTGCGCGTCAAGGAGACCGACCGGCTCAAGGCGATTACCCTCGAACTCGCTAAAATGGGCGCGCGAATCGAAGAAACGGTCGACGGGCTTATCATCGACGGACCACAGCGACTTGAAGCCGCCGTCTGCCAATCCCACGACGACCATCGCATGGCCATGGCCCTTGCCATCGCCGGCCTGGCAGCCGGCGGAGTCGAAATAGAAGAGGCCGCCTGCGTGGCCATATCATATCCTCGCTTCTTTGCGCACATCGCGGCACTTCAGGAAGCAGCCGGAGGCTCCCGATGA
- the cmk gene encoding (d)CMP kinase, with translation MKKLIIAIDGPAGAGKSTVARLVAERLGYTYIDTGAMYRAVTWDTMRRGIPAENAEKVAAVARAINLHLATVAGKTLVKVDDTDITDAIRTPEVSRQVAEISKNGGVREAMVHLQRQMAGLGGVVMDGRDIGTHVLPGADIKIFLTASIAERALRRWRELTDKGLAVDLAELRAEIACRDKADCEREIAPLVQAADAALVDTTDLTIPQAVEKILELCEARTSVL, from the coding sequence ATGAAAAAACTCATCATCGCCATCGACGGCCCGGCAGGAGCGGGCAAAAGCACCGTCGCCAGGCTTGTTGCCGAACGCCTCGGCTACACCTACATCGACACCGGCGCCATGTACCGTGCCGTCACCTGGGATACCATGCGGCGCGGCATCCCCGCGGAAAATGCCGAAAAAGTCGCCGCCGTAGCCCGCGCCATCAACCTTCACCTCGCCACCGTCGCCGGCAAAACCCTCGTCAAAGTGGACGACACCGACATCACCGACGCCATTCGAACCCCGGAAGTATCCCGCCAGGTGGCGGAGATATCGAAGAACGGCGGCGTGCGCGAAGCCATGGTCCACCTCCAGCGGCAAATGGCCGGCCTCGGCGGCGTCGTCATGGATGGCCGCGACATCGGCACACATGTCTTGCCCGGCGCAGACATAAAGATATTCTTAACAGCGTCCATTGCCGAACGGGCTCTACGCCGCTGGCGCGAACTGACCGACAAGGGTTTGGCCGTCGACCTGGCGGAACTTCGGGCGGAAATCGCCTGCCGCGACAAAGCCGACTGCGAACGGGAAATCGCCCCGCTAGTCCAGGCCGCCGATGCGGCCTTGGTCGACACAACCGATCTCACCATCCCCCAGGCGGTGGAAAAAATACTTGAGCTTTGCGAGGCGAGGACCAGTGTTTTATAG
- a CDS encoding lysophospholipid acyltransferase family protein, producing MFYSLLRCLVRAILYTFFRFRVNGIENIPPAGGVIIAPNHISNFDPPVIGCALPDSRRIRFMAKTQLFRNPVVRWVVTALGAFPVRRGMADRTAIRTALALLEQGETVGIFPEGTRSKTGALGRAEPGLGMIAVKAGVPVVPVAVTGTNKFFRNGQIFPRFTVSFAAPIIVPPGRSDKEAVEYINEQVIGEIARILAKEGG from the coding sequence GTGTTTTATAGCCTCCTGCGGTGCCTAGTGCGGGCCATCCTCTACACATTCTTCCGTTTCCGCGTCAACGGCATCGAAAACATCCCCCCCGCCGGCGGCGTGATTATCGCCCCCAACCACATCAGTAACTTCGACCCGCCCGTCATCGGCTGCGCCCTGCCTGACAGCCGCCGAATCCGCTTTATGGCCAAGACCCAGCTTTTTCGAAACCCGGTCGTCCGTTGGGTGGTCACCGCCCTGGGCGCTTTTCCCGTCCGCCGCGGCATGGCCGACCGTACCGCCATCCGCACCGCTCTTGCCCTCCTCGAACAAGGTGAAACGGTCGGCATCTTTCCGGAGGGGACCCGCAGTAAAACCGGCGCCCTTGGACGCGCTGAGCCCGGCCTCGGCATGATAGCCGTCAAAGCCGGCGTTCCCGTAGTGCCGGTGGCGGTAACCGGCACTAACAAATTTTTCCGCAATGGCCAAATATTCCCGCGGTTCACGGTCTCTTTCGCCGCCCCGATAATCGTACCCCCCGGCAGGTCAGACAAGGAAGCCGTCGAATATATAAACGAACAAGTAATCGGCGAGATAGCCAGGATACTGGCTAAAGAAGGAGGCTGA
- a CDS encoding sensor histidine kinase, with protein sequence MQDNLSIVLVQRIAIIAVVAYVFSHTRAFRLMFKEQSTYREQAVLIIFFSSISIAGTYLGIPLDDAIANVRDTGTVVAGLLGGPLVGTVTGLIAGIHRITLGGFTGEACGVATIVGGIISGYIHHRMRPKTPDWIVGVVTGVAVILFSMGLIIYMSKPYPAARALAANVALPMSLANAIGISVFMIIIHNAREHQTRIGALQTHKALRIANAALPYFRQGLNQVSAEKVATTIRGMTSAAAVAITNRERVLAHVGLGEDHHLPANLLMTNATKSCLETGQVTVAQRASEIGCCEEGCPLKSAVVVPLHCRDEIVGTLKLYYAREEAMTALDIEFAQGLGQIFCTQLELANLEKMAELAAKAELKALRAQINPHFLFNALNTIVSLCRTNPEEARSLIIELSDFFRRSLKTSRDFVTLKEELEHVESYLTLEKARFGPRLTIVRTIDDEALNVQIPTFTIQPLVENAVKHGLLAQETGGTVNITARRNGNSVDIVIADDGAGISRSTLAQVLVTGFGKGAGVGLSNVNERLKNIYGPKHALVIESVEGQGTTVSLSIPATARGVVA encoded by the coding sequence GTGCAGGACAATCTGTCGATAGTGCTTGTACAGCGCATAGCCATAATTGCCGTCGTCGCCTACGTCTTTTCCCATACCAGAGCCTTTCGCCTCATGTTCAAAGAACAGAGCACATACCGCGAACAAGCCGTCCTCATAATATTCTTTTCCTCGATCTCCATCGCCGGTACCTATCTCGGTATTCCGCTCGACGACGCCATCGCCAACGTCCGCGACACCGGCACCGTCGTCGCCGGCCTGCTCGGCGGCCCCCTCGTAGGCACCGTCACCGGCCTGATCGCCGGCATTCACCGCATAACCCTCGGCGGCTTTACCGGCGAAGCCTGCGGCGTTGCCACCATCGTCGGCGGCATCATCTCCGGCTACATCCATCACCGCATGCGGCCCAAAACACCTGACTGGATCGTGGGCGTCGTTACCGGCGTAGCGGTCATTCTCTTCAGCATGGGCCTCATTATTTACATGAGCAAACCCTATCCTGCCGCCAGGGCCCTCGCTGCCAACGTCGCTTTGCCCATGTCGCTCGCCAACGCCATCGGCATATCCGTATTCATGATCATCATCCACAACGCCCGCGAACATCAGACCCGCATCGGCGCCCTTCAGACCCACAAAGCCCTGCGGATCGCGAACGCGGCCCTGCCATACTTCCGCCAGGGTCTCAACCAGGTTTCGGCGGAAAAAGTGGCCACAACCATCCGCGGCATGACCTCGGCGGCGGCTGTTGCCATCACAAACCGCGAACGGGTCCTCGCCCACGTCGGACTCGGCGAAGACCACCACCTTCCCGCAAACCTCCTCATGACCAACGCCACCAAATCCTGCCTCGAAACCGGCCAGGTCACCGTTGCCCAGCGCGCCAGCGAGATCGGCTGTTGCGAAGAAGGGTGCCCCCTAAAATCCGCCGTCGTCGTCCCGCTCCACTGCCGCGACGAAATCGTCGGCACCCTCAAGCTATACTACGCCCGCGAGGAAGCTATGACCGCCCTCGACATCGAATTCGCCCAGGGCCTGGGACAAATATTCTGCACCCAGCTCGAACTCGCAAACCTCGAAAAGATGGCCGAGCTGGCCGCCAAGGCCGAATTGAAGGCCCTGCGCGCCCAGATAAACCCTCATTTCCTCTTCAACGCCCTCAACACCATCGTATCCCTCTGCCGCACCAACCCCGAAGAGGCGCGCAGCCTCATCATCGAGCTCAGCGACTTCTTCCGCCGCAGCCTCAAAACATCGCGCGATTTCGTCACCCTCAAAGAAGAACTCGAGCACGTCGAATCCTACCTCACGCTCGAAAAAGCTCGGTTTGGGCCGCGGCTCACCATTGTCAGGACCATCGACGACGAAGCCCTCAACGTCCAGATACCCACCTTCACCATCCAACCGTTGGTCGAGAACGCCGTTAAACACGGCCTGCTTGCCCAGGAAACGGGGGGGACGGTCAACATAACCGCCCGCCGCAACGGCAATTCCGTCGATATCGTCATCGCCGACGACGGGGCCGGCATCTCCCGCTCCACCCTCGCCCAGGTACTCGTAACCGGCTTCGGCAAAGGGGCCGGCGTCGGCCTGTCCAAC